A part of Methanocorpusculum vombati genomic DNA contains:
- a CDS encoding InlB B-repeat-containing protein, protein MRLRKYGAFCPKDDAAKLRRHGVVLLAALLLVCTLMAGAVSADNVAKIGNTEYATLAAAFAAASGTQGQPTTISLLCNVDGPGVQVMTGNYTILDLSGYTYNITNPTVGSSGTETNAFQLLKGSNITLANGTITSKTAKILIQNYCNLTLDNVTLDGQSLNTTPGKDKKPVTPYTLSNNNGNVVYKNGTKIIAHQNGVAFDVYYWPDEGYNYVSVKIETDDVIIDGCVELSRGGGSINNFIQSATLFVPVNYNGLKTILTPSGNDPASYNWKPVGNQMQLVYLPAAQIGDTKYDTLTAAFEAVADNDQKTITLLRDASGDGVVIKGNKKIILDLSGYTYNVNGETVGSLGTETNGFQLKKGNEILFKNGKITSDKAIILIQNYANLTLENVVLDGSQLKGTKQYTSSNNNGNVMYKSGTKIIAPQNGVAFDVYYWPSNSYTDGVSVTIADANVVIEGLVEFTCDNTEKDHASKAKLIVPQDYNALTLGDVCSTHFPYYCWEAYGTNQKILTHCEPVVPKPPVAEPTKNDNGSVTIIPAGTDTINVDVNAKTATTKNESSGITITIVFNDIAASSGTGSVTGNVSKVDVGYNETPAAAPPSASVPDVPVPGTVSVTLNLTLNNVTTKLPQINTTFNATVADKVKTENPGFHPVAMITAETNVAEINANITTSGDGGIKIVFTVPKAWVDSMGGPNGGRIWSFHADVDGVALRQISSGNIHLKGEFYEITVYGTSFSSHGIVGKVASAPAPQPPQPVYSSGDGNMNNAFRVLFDTKGGSFISPSTGLSYGDKISQPPAPTKDGYTFGGWYKDSACTQSWNFSDSIPGDMTLYAKWTTSSGSQTTTTPAATAQQTTKATPAATQSQTAAAATAAPVTTTAAGVSPTLTKAPAPVCGMLLGLFAAGVLLRRKN, encoded by the coding sequence ATGCGTTTACGTAAGTACGGGGCATTCTGCCCCAAAGATGATGCAGCGAAGCTGCGGCGGCATGGTGTGGTGCTGCTTGCGGCTCTGCTGCTTGTGTGTACGCTGATGGCCGGGGCTGTCAGTGCGGATAATGTCGCCAAGATTGGTAATACTGAGTATGCGACGCTTGCAGCTGCTTTTGCGGCGGCATCCGGTACTCAAGGACAGCCAACAACAATCTCTCTCCTTTGCAATGTAGATGGTCCTGGAGTGCAGGTCATGACGGGAAATTATACCATTCTTGATCTCAGTGGCTATACTTATAACATCACAAACCCCACAGTCGGATCATCGGGGACAGAAACAAATGCTTTTCAGTTGCTGAAAGGGAGTAATATTACCCTCGCAAATGGTACAATTACTTCGAAGACAGCAAAGATTCTTATTCAGAATTATTGTAACCTGACTCTAGACAATGTAACACTTGATGGACAGTCCTTAAATACAACACCAGGAAAGGATAAGAAGCCTGTAACTCCCTACACCTTATCCAACAACAATGGCAATGTCGTGTACAAAAACGGCACAAAGATTATAGCACATCAAAACGGTGTAGCATTTGATGTTTATTATTGGCCAGATGAAGGATATAATTACGTTTCAGTTAAAATTGAGACGGACGACGTAATTATTGATGGGTGTGTTGAGTTGTCAAGAGGTGGAGGGAGTATTAACAACTTCATACAGTCTGCAACCCTATTTGTTCCAGTAAATTATAATGGACTGAAGACCATTCTTACTCCATCTGGAAATGATCCAGCCAGTTACAACTGGAAACCGGTTGGAAATCAGATGCAACTGGTTTACCTACCGGCTGCCCAGATAGGAGATACAAAGTATGATACCCTTACAGCAGCTTTTGAAGCGGTAGCGGATAATGATCAAAAAACAATCACTCTCCTCCGTGATGCAAGCGGGGATGGAGTTGTGATTAAAGGAAACAAGAAAATTATTCTTGATCTCTCCGGATACACCTATAATGTAAATGGAGAAACAGTTGGTTCTCTTGGTACAGAAACAAATGGATTCCAACTGAAAAAAGGGAATGAGATTCTCTTTAAGAATGGTAAGATTACATCAGACAAGGCTATCATTCTCATTCAAAATTATGCAAATCTGACGCTGGAAAATGTAGTGCTTGATGGCTCTCAGCTTAAAGGAACTAAGCAGTACACCTCATCCAACAACAATGGCAATGTCATGTACAAGAGTGGTACGAAGATTATTGCGCCTCAGAATGGTGTAGCATTCGATGTCTATTACTGGCCAAGTAACTCATACACTGATGGAGTCTCCGTGACCATTGCAGATGCCAATGTGGTGATTGAGGGTCTGGTAGAATTTACGTGTGATAACACGGAAAAGGATCATGCGAGCAAGGCAAAGCTCATCGTACCGCAGGACTATAATGCACTTACTCTCGGAGATGTTTGTTCCACGCACTTCCCGTACTATTGCTGGGAAGCATACGGAACAAACCAGAAAATACTGACACACTGCGAACCGGTAGTACCGAAACCACCAGTTGCTGAACCAACGAAGAACGATAACGGCAGTGTCACGATTATACCGGCAGGTACGGACACCATCAACGTCGATGTGAATGCTAAGACAGCCACCACCAAAAATGAGAGCAGCGGCATTACGATAACGATAGTCTTTAACGACATAGCAGCATCCTCAGGAACCGGTTCAGTCACCGGTAACGTCAGCAAGGTGGACGTCGGCTACAATGAAACACCCGCCGCCGCCCCTCCCTCAGCCTCAGTACCGGATGTCCCCGTCCCGGGCACGGTCTCCGTCACACTGAATCTGACGCTGAACAACGTAACTACAAAGCTTCCTCAGATCAACACGACCTTTAACGCCACCGTCGCAGACAAAGTCAAGACGGAAAATCCCGGCTTCCACCCGGTTGCCATGATCACCGCAGAAACCAATGTAGCCGAAATCAATGCCAACATTACCACGAGCGGGGACGGAGGCATTAAAATCGTCTTCACCGTCCCGAAAGCATGGGTTGACTCCATGGGTGGTCCAAATGGCGGCAGAATATGGAGTTTCCATGCTGACGTTGATGGTGTTGCCCTGCGTCAGATCAGCAGCGGAAATATTCATCTGAAAGGTGAATTCTACGAAATTACCGTGTACGGAACTTCCTTCTCCAGTCACGGTATTGTAGGAAAAGTAGCATCCGCACCCGCACCTCAGCCGCCGCAGCCGGTTTACAGTTCCGGTGACGGCAACATGAACAACGCCTTCCGCGTCCTCTTCGACACGAAAGGAGGCAGCTTCATCAGCCCCTCAACCGGCCTCTCCTACGGCGACAAGATCAGTCAGCCGCCCGCACCAACCAAGGACGGCTACACCTTCGGCGGCTGGTACAAAGACAGCGCATGCACGCAAAGCTGGAACTTCAGTGACAGCATTCCGGGCGACATGACCCTCTACGCAAAGTGGACGACCTCATCCGGAAGCCAGACCACCACCACCCCGGCAGCAACCGCACAGCAGACGACAAAGGCAACCCCGGCGGCCACCCAGTCCCAGACTGCGGCAGCCGCCACCGCAGCCCCGGTTACCACAACTGCCGCAGGAGTCTCACCGACCCTGACCAAGGCACCCGCACCGGTCTGCGGAATGCTTCTTGGCCTCTTCGCTGCGGGCGTTCTCCTCCGGCGGAAAAACTAA
- a CDS encoding amino acid ABC transporter ATP-binding protein, with amino-acid sequence MSDTPILRVENLSKAYGDLEVLRSVSFDVYKGETKAFIGPSGTGKSTLLRCINQLTVPDDGHVYLNGEEITHSGSKINEYRQKMGMVFQNFNLFDHLTAVRNVEIALLKVKKMDKAAARKKAMFELERVGMADRADYYPAQLSGGQAQRVSIARALAMDPDVMLFDEPTSALDPELKREVLEVMRKLAADGMTMLIVTHEMHFATSFASEILFMEKGEIVERGSPADIPTSPSFERTRAFMGTYEE; translated from the coding sequence ATGAGTGACACTCCTATTCTCCGGGTCGAGAACCTTTCCAAAGCCTACGGCGATCTGGAGGTTCTCCGGTCGGTATCGTTTGATGTCTATAAAGGCGAGACCAAGGCGTTCATCGGCCCGTCCGGAACCGGAAAGAGTACGCTTCTGCGCTGTATCAACCAGCTGACCGTCCCCGACGACGGTCATGTATACCTCAATGGTGAGGAGATCACCCACTCCGGTTCAAAGATCAACGAGTACCGGCAGAAGATGGGCATGGTCTTTCAGAACTTCAATCTGTTTGATCACCTGACCGCCGTCCGCAATGTGGAGATAGCACTGCTCAAAGTCAAAAAGATGGACAAGGCTGCGGCACGCAAAAAAGCCATGTTCGAGCTTGAGCGCGTCGGCATGGCCGACCGCGCCGACTACTATCCGGCCCAGCTTTCCGGCGGTCAGGCGCAGCGGGTGTCCATTGCCCGGGCACTTGCCATGGACCCGGATGTCATGCTGTTTGATGAACCGACCTCGGCCCTCGATCCGGAACTGAAGCGTGAGGTGCTTGAGGTCATGCGAAAACTTGCCGCTGACGGTATGACGATGCTGATCGTAACGCATGAGATGCACTTTGCCACCTCGTTTGCCAGTGAGATCCTGTTTATGGAGAAGGGCGAGATTGTGGAGCGCGGCAGTCCTGCCGATATTCCGACCAGCCCGTCATTTGAACGCACCCGTGCCTTTATGGGAACCTACGAAGAGTAG
- a CDS encoding amino acid ABC transporter permease — MSEALSAVITSAPYLLEGMGVTLALVAISLLIGFLCGIALTLGQVYGPRFVKRLVDVYVWFFRGLPNIVLLFLFYFALFPMTGFDVPAFAVAVVVLGLRSAAYQSQIFRGAIESIADGQMLAARSLGMTRWQSIRTVILPQALRLSLPGWSNEYPVLLTDSAVAYVIGVAELLTRTAQVISKTGEPMVLYLTCAVIFILLNYGGMMVIQRVEKKVRIPGFGNNEVTET, encoded by the coding sequence ATGTCCGAGGCATTATCCGCAGTAATCACATCCGCACCCTACCTTCTGGAAGGAATGGGCGTAACCCTTGCACTGGTAGCAATCTCGCTCCTGATCGGGTTCCTCTGCGGGATTGCCCTTACGCTCGGACAGGTGTACGGCCCGCGGTTCGTCAAACGTCTGGTAGATGTGTACGTCTGGTTCTTCCGCGGACTGCCGAATATCGTTCTTCTGTTTCTGTTCTACTTCGCCCTCTTCCCGATGACCGGTTTTGACGTCCCGGCATTTGCGGTTGCGGTTGTCGTGCTCGGTCTCAGGAGTGCTGCATACCAGTCCCAGATCTTCCGCGGCGCCATTGAGTCCATCGCCGACGGCCAGATGCTTGCCGCACGTTCGCTCGGCATGACCAGATGGCAGAGCATCAGAACCGTGATCCTTCCTCAGGCTCTGCGGCTTTCCCTGCCCGGCTGGTCGAACGAGTACCCGGTTCTCCTGACGGATTCAGCCGTTGCCTATGTGATCGGCGTTGCAGAACTTCTTACCCGGACCGCACAGGTCATCAGTAAAACCGGGGAACCAATGGTGTTGTATCTTACCTGTGCGGTTATCTTCATCCTCCTCAACTACGGCGGCATGATGGTTATTCAGCGGGTGGAAAAGAAAGTCCGGATCCCCGGATTCGGCAATAATGAGGTGACAGAAACATGA
- a CDS encoding amino acid ABC transporter permease, whose protein sequence is MDAATNLTNNATALSGITDFLSETWAHILAEIPFWQDILLPALWDGLIVTLQLVALTAPFGFLLGLLVAVARVYGVRPVRWAAQLYVIFFRGCPLLLLLFILYFGLPSIGIVLGSFLSALTGFILCNSAYNSEYIRGALQSVKGGQMTAAQALGMTKLQAVRYIVIPQALRKALPGVSNEFIYLIKYSSLAYVVTVIELTGAAKIIASKYFAYFEAFAAVGVFYLVIVTIATIAINRLEKKYAIPGTGAGKGT, encoded by the coding sequence ATGGACGCGGCGACGAATCTTACCAACAATGCGACTGCGCTGTCCGGGATAACCGATTTTCTGAGCGAAACCTGGGCACACATTCTCGCAGAGATTCCATTCTGGCAGGATATTCTCCTGCCCGCACTCTGGGACGGTCTTATTGTCACGCTTCAGCTGGTGGCGCTTACTGCACCGTTTGGATTTCTTCTCGGGCTTCTGGTTGCGGTCGCCCGCGTGTACGGGGTGCGTCCTGTCCGCTGGGCGGCACAGTTGTATGTGATCTTTTTCCGCGGCTGTCCGCTTCTGCTGCTACTGTTTATTCTGTACTTTGGTCTTCCGTCGATCGGGATCGTTCTGGGGTCGTTCCTGTCGGCGCTGACAGGATTTATTCTCTGTAACTCGGCCTACAACTCTGAGTACATCCGCGGGGCACTTCAGTCCGTGAAAGGCGGGCAGATGACCGCAGCGCAGGCTCTTGGCATGACGAAACTGCAGGCCGTCCGCTACATTGTTATCCCGCAGGCCCTGCGCAAGGCTCTCCCCGGTGTCTCCAACGAGTTCATCTATCTGATCAAGTACTCGTCCCTTGCCTATGTGGTGACCGTGATTGAGCTGACGGGTGCGGCAAAGATTATTGCAAGCAAATACTTTGCCTACTTTGAAGCGTTTGCAGCGGTCGGTGTGTTTTATCTGGTGATTGTAACGATTGCCACCATTGCCATTAACCGGCTGGAAAAGAAGTATGCCATCCCCGGTACCGGGGCAGGGAAGGGAACATAA
- a CDS encoding DUF475 domain-containing protein translates to MELLYAIVVIIGLFIFESIASIDNAIINADILATMKEKARRWFLIWGILLSVFLVRGVLPWLILWAANPALGPIGALTVTFTDDDLATSAMESTAPYLLMFGGVFMLFLFCHWLFAEKKDCIMPGERFLTKQAPWFYAVVAVLLLALVWATLESDPILAFAAVAGSTLFFLVQGFRLSADQKSAELGHSEKSDAAKLMLLLVIDSTFSIDGVIGAFAFTFSVPLIFIGCGLGAIVVRELTIKYIDTIKRYIYLKNGAMYSVLTLSLIMVAEGFGIHTPPWLAPVAMVVIVSVFLYISVLRIRRGKGPVCPAPLR, encoded by the coding sequence ATGGAACTTCTTTACGCTATTGTTGTAATCATAGGGTTGTTCATTTTTGAGTCGATCGCAAGTATTGATAACGCGATCATCAATGCTGATATTTTAGCCACTATGAAAGAAAAGGCCCGGCGGTGGTTCCTCATATGGGGTATCCTTCTGTCGGTGTTTCTGGTCCGCGGCGTTCTGCCGTGGCTGATTTTGTGGGCGGCAAATCCGGCTCTCGGCCCGATTGGCGCTCTTACCGTAACGTTTACCGACGATGATCTGGCGACGTCTGCAATGGAGAGCACGGCTCCCTATCTGCTGATGTTCGGCGGTGTCTTTATGCTGTTCCTGTTCTGTCACTGGCTGTTTGCCGAGAAGAAGGACTGCATTATGCCGGGTGAGCGGTTCCTGACAAAACAGGCGCCATGGTTCTATGCGGTTGTTGCAGTTCTCCTGCTGGCACTCGTCTGGGCAACGCTGGAGTCGGATCCGATTCTCGCGTTTGCCGCAGTCGCGGGTTCGACCCTGTTCTTCCTGGTGCAGGGGTTCCGGCTGTCGGCGGATCAGAAGTCGGCGGAGCTCGGTCACAGTGAAAAGTCTGATGCGGCAAAGTTGATGCTTCTCTTAGTAATCGACAGTACGTTTTCGATTGACGGTGTTATCGGAGCGTTTGCATTTACGTTTTCGGTACCGCTGATCTTTATCGGATGCGGACTTGGTGCGATTGTGGTACGCGAGCTGACCATCAAGTACATTGATACAATCAAGCGCTACATCTACCTGAAGAACGGTGCGATGTACTCGGTTCTGACGCTGAGTCTCATCATGGTCGCGGAAGGTTTCGGCATTCACACGCCTCCCTGGCTGGCACCGGTTGCAATGGTTGTGATTGTTTCGGTGTTCCTCTATATCTCGGTGCTTCGCATCCGCCGCGGGAAGGGGCCGGTCTGTCCGGCACCCCTCCGGTAA
- a CDS encoding DUF5654 family protein — protein sequence MSFSVDVIDKLAALVTAAFGLVAALAWNSAIQTIFKEIFGDQSSIPAMLGYAVFVTVIAVIFTLWIGFVSNKAKEKIDTKKEGE from the coding sequence ATGTCATTTAGTGTTGATGTGATTGACAAACTTGCAGCACTTGTTACTGCTGCGTTTGGGCTGGTTGCCGCACTTGCGTGGAACTCGGCAATTCAGACTATTTTCAAGGAGATTTTCGGGGATCAGAGCAGCATTCCGGCGATGCTTGGGTATGCGGTTTTTGTGACGGTTATTGCGGTTATCTTTACCCTGTGGATTGGTTTTGTTTCCAACAAGGCAAAGGAAAAGATCGATACAAAGAAGGAAGGAGAGTAA
- a CDS encoding DUF3320 domain-containing protein yields the protein MKTGETTSELNTLRSRLLDLTLRNNLLNYKPSNTRSIEISGELPAAVYHTLVISEKGMKFYPAGKKTDAPAEEKHLWKYPAFAKPTAKQQDLILNTPYDDISLRQRLYALSNKSRTVFEEQGYPVLYLALGFVSWAEAEHPDKLYKAPLLLIPVELVRQKVKDNYVLKWTGDDPVTSLSLSAKLAEQGITIPDFIMPETADGLTEYAAAVDAAVRGKGWEYCPDMALDLFSFRKFVMFKDLDPESWDENFSPETHPLIAGLFHPGSSPAAEAGETFPEHEIDLRLPSEKSYNIMDADSSQIAVIEEAKSGKNLVVEGPPGTGKSQTIANMIAEMLVAGKTVLFVSEKMAALEVVKRRLDTAGLSRFCLELHSQKAKKGEVIRELERSIQHSGSSAASPDSLHLQIDSLRGELDGYCRELAAPIGDCAFTPYDLFGIREQYRYEFEDSPAGPGRRIPRVIIPAAKEITPDQYKDAIAALHDIEALLPSLMPTGRSLTRHPWAGCVPGLVLPQDRDEILELVENYRIAIEKLLSAMRRLSELTGVPVPREETGVSRMVESCRLLTSDFAADAGALTNPLWDKETEVARLISGMQKLADHRTRILASFTPEILSRNPNRLYSAFREVSGKGTIAKIFSSAYKETKAEISSYYRGAVPPDAQILTDLLDARDYLTERDAWAQDEPLYASAFAPVWNGEETDPAALARYAEWISAIRLMIKEGLATSRTLELLGTGAITTTTVVPLFAEVEAAGIAHSEARAKLFARIGISEMEDPTFAEQRKRCDLWSSDIDGVVLWSKLLAYTDALGKTVAAPLLELLFADKLAPGELVPAFLTGYADSLLREAIAERPLLARFSQIPHEQKIAAFASCDRSAIAENCKRIAKILDEKIPELYTGASRDSEMGVLTGEFNRKRGHMSIRMLMSKAGWLIQQIKPCFMMSPLSVAQYLDPRSVQFDVIIFDEASQVRPEDALGALMRGRQLVVMGDSRQLPPTTFFDQIAASDEEDEAESVASITDMESLLNVCKQSYETKRLRWHYRSRHESLIAVSNQEFYDGNLMVFPSPMHETPDLGLSFVHLPDTVYERGKAGVNRGEAQAVAAAVIEYYRRFPDKTLGVATFSTRQQEAIRHEVELLLRDNPDVESLMRPENGENFFVKNLETVQGDERDTMLISIGYGFDENHKLSKNFGPLNQDGGERRLNVLITRARERCVVFANFRGSDLAIEPGSASGISALATFLTYAADRSAPLEAGGDAPDDVAGLFGDTIARLLEDNGYTVAKNVGCAGFRIDIAVENPKEPGVYLAGILCDGPYYWSSGVARDRDRLRAQVLEGLGWNLIRIWATEWYQHPASCTKTLLDAVETAKKAPKKKPAKAKPAPKTSTKKPAAEKSAEKPSAAATNAAPVSAAVSLRLEPYVCCEECSLGSYHQFASVPDSVLGTAIVQIVAVEGPVSASVLAARIKELGRVPRMTAAVRDRIASVTSAEVAEGRLSSDEEGFLTVPECVITPRERPAKWSPADVSLAEIAAAAVFVLEKQFSTPRDDLIRQTALVLGFKATAQVRDRIASGIDAAVADGRILPDGNLCKAA from the coding sequence ATGAAAACGGGCGAAACCACCTCTGAACTCAACACCTTACGTTCGCGTCTTCTCGATCTCACACTGCGCAACAATCTCCTCAACTATAAACCCTCCAATACCCGCAGTATTGAGATCAGCGGGGAACTCCCCGCCGCAGTGTATCACACGCTGGTCATCAGCGAAAAGGGAATGAAATTTTATCCGGCCGGCAAAAAAACCGACGCACCTGCCGAAGAAAAACATCTCTGGAAATACCCTGCCTTTGCAAAACCTACCGCAAAACAGCAGGACCTCATCCTCAATACACCCTACGACGACATCAGTCTCCGCCAGCGGCTGTACGCACTCTCCAACAAATCCCGCACTGTCTTTGAAGAACAGGGCTACCCTGTCCTCTACCTCGCACTCGGATTTGTCAGCTGGGCCGAAGCCGAACACCCCGACAAACTCTACAAAGCCCCGCTCCTCCTCATCCCCGTCGAACTCGTCCGCCAGAAAGTCAAAGACAACTACGTCCTCAAATGGACCGGCGACGACCCCGTAACCTCCCTCTCCCTCTCGGCAAAACTTGCCGAACAGGGAATCACCATCCCCGACTTCATCATGCCCGAAACCGCCGACGGCCTCACCGAATACGCCGCAGCAGTCGACGCCGCCGTCCGCGGAAAAGGATGGGAATACTGCCCGGACATGGCACTTGACCTCTTCAGCTTCCGCAAATTTGTCATGTTCAAAGACCTCGACCCCGAATCCTGGGACGAAAACTTCTCGCCGGAAACGCACCCCCTCATCGCCGGACTCTTCCATCCCGGATCATCCCCCGCCGCCGAAGCAGGCGAAACCTTCCCGGAACATGAAATCGATCTCCGGCTGCCGTCCGAGAAATCCTACAACATCATGGACGCCGACTCCTCACAGATCGCCGTCATCGAAGAAGCAAAATCCGGCAAAAACCTCGTCGTCGAAGGGCCGCCCGGCACCGGCAAATCACAGACCATCGCCAACATGATCGCAGAGATGCTCGTCGCCGGAAAGACCGTTCTCTTCGTCTCCGAAAAAATGGCCGCACTCGAAGTCGTCAAACGGCGTCTCGACACCGCCGGTCTCTCCCGCTTCTGTCTGGAACTCCACAGCCAGAAAGCAAAAAAGGGCGAAGTCATCCGCGAACTCGAACGAAGCATCCAGCACTCCGGAAGTTCCGCCGCATCACCCGACAGCCTGCACCTGCAGATCGACTCACTCCGCGGAGAACTTGACGGCTACTGCCGCGAACTCGCCGCCCCCATCGGTGACTGCGCCTTCACCCCGTATGACCTCTTCGGCATTCGCGAACAGTACCGCTATGAATTCGAAGACAGCCCCGCAGGACCGGGACGCAGAATCCCGCGTGTCATCATCCCGGCCGCAAAAGAGATCACCCCGGACCAGTACAAAGACGCAATCGCCGCCCTCCATGACATCGAAGCCCTGCTCCCCTCGCTCATGCCGACCGGCCGCTCCCTCACCCGGCACCCGTGGGCCGGCTGCGTACCGGGTCTCGTCCTCCCGCAGGACCGCGACGAAATCCTCGAACTGGTCGAAAACTACCGCATAGCAATCGAAAAACTGCTCTCCGCCATGCGGCGGCTCTCCGAACTCACCGGAGTACCCGTTCCCCGCGAAGAGACCGGCGTCTCCCGCATGGTCGAGTCCTGCCGCCTGCTTACCAGCGACTTCGCCGCAGACGCCGGAGCGCTCACCAACCCCCTCTGGGACAAAGAAACCGAAGTCGCCCGGCTGATCTCCGGCATGCAGAAACTTGCCGATCACCGCACCCGCATCCTTGCCTCCTTCACCCCGGAAATACTCTCGCGCAACCCGAACCGGCTCTACTCCGCATTCCGCGAAGTCTCCGGAAAAGGCACGATTGCAAAAATATTCTCCTCCGCCTACAAAGAAACCAAAGCAGAAATCTCCTCCTACTACCGCGGCGCAGTCCCGCCCGACGCCCAGATTCTTACCGACCTGCTGGACGCCCGTGACTACCTCACCGAACGCGACGCATGGGCACAGGACGAACCGCTCTATGCCTCCGCGTTTGCGCCGGTCTGGAACGGCGAAGAAACCGATCCCGCCGCGCTCGCAAGGTACGCCGAATGGATATCCGCCATCCGGCTCATGATAAAGGAAGGCCTTGCAACCTCGCGCACGCTGGAACTTCTCGGTACGGGTGCCATCACCACGACTACAGTCGTCCCGCTCTTCGCCGAAGTCGAAGCAGCAGGCATCGCCCACAGTGAAGCCCGCGCAAAACTCTTCGCCCGCATCGGCATCTCCGAGATGGAAGACCCGACCTTTGCCGAACAGCGCAAACGCTGCGACCTCTGGTCCTCGGACATCGACGGCGTTGTGCTCTGGAGCAAACTTCTCGCCTACACCGACGCGCTCGGCAAAACCGTTGCCGCCCCGCTGCTGGAACTCCTCTTCGCCGACAAACTCGCCCCCGGCGAACTCGTCCCGGCCTTCCTTACCGGCTATGCCGACTCCCTGCTCCGGGAAGCAATCGCCGAGCGTCCGCTCCTTGCACGCTTCTCCCAGATTCCGCACGAACAAAAAATTGCGGCCTTCGCCTCCTGCGACCGCAGCGCCATTGCGGAGAACTGCAAACGCATCGCAAAAATCCTCGACGAAAAAATTCCGGAACTCTACACAGGAGCCTCCCGCGACTCCGAGATGGGTGTTCTCACCGGCGAGTTCAACCGCAAACGCGGTCACATGTCCATTCGCATGCTCATGAGCAAAGCGGGATGGCTGATTCAGCAGATCAAACCCTGCTTCATGATGAGTCCCCTTTCCGTTGCCCAGTACCTCGATCCCCGTTCCGTGCAGTTTGATGTCATCATCTTTGACGAAGCAAGTCAGGTCAGGCCGGAGGACGCACTCGGCGCACTCATGCGCGGACGTCAGCTGGTGGTCATGGGTGATTCACGCCAGCTTCCACCGACCACCTTCTTCGACCAGATCGCAGCCTCCGATGAAGAGGATGAGGCTGAGTCGGTCGCAAGCATCACCGACATGGAAAGCCTGCTCAACGTCTGCAAGCAGTCCTACGAAACAAAACGTCTGCGCTGGCACTACCGCTCGCGGCATGAATCCCTGATCGCCGTATCCAATCAGGAGTTCTATGACGGCAACCTCATGGTCTTCCCTTCGCCCATGCACGAGACGCCCGACCTTGGTCTCTCCTTCGTCCACCTGCCCGATACCGTGTACGAGCGCGGGAAGGCAGGGGTCAACCGCGGCGAGGCGCAGGCCGTGGCCGCGGCGGTCATTGAGTATTACCGCAGGTTCCCGGACAAGACGCTTGGTGTCGCCACCTTCTCGACCCGTCAGCAGGAAGCAATCCGTCACGAGGTTGAACTTCTGCTGCGCGACAACCCGGACGTTGAGTCTCTGATGCGGCCGGAGAACGGGGAGAACTTCTTTGTCAAGAATCTGGAAACCGTGCAGGGTGATGAACGCGATACGATGCTCATCAGTATCGGGTACGGGTTTGACGAGAACCACAAACTCAGCAAGAACTTCGGTCCCTTAAATCAGGACGGCGGCGAGCGGCGGCTGAACGTTTTAATCACCCGTGCACGCGAACGCTGTGTGGTCTTTGCCAACTTCCGGGGATCTGATCTCGCAATCGAACCGGGATCGGCGTCCGGTATCTCCGCACTTGCCACCTTCCTGACCTATGCCGCGGACCGCAGCGCGCCTCTTGAGGCAGGCGGGGATGCGCCCGACGACGTGGCAGGACTGTTCGGTGACACCATCGCGCGGCTGCTGGAGGACAACGGCTACACGGTTGCGAAGAATGTCGGGTGTGCCGGATTCCGGATCGATATTGCCGTGGAAAACCCCAAAGAACCGGGAGTGTATCTTGCGGGAATTCTCTGCGACGGCCCGTACTACTGGTCGTCCGGGGTTGCCCGCGATCGGGACCGGCTCCGGGCACAGGTTCTTGAAGGACTCGGCTGGAACCTCATCCGCATCTGGGCGACCGAGTGGTACCAGCACCCCGCTTCCTGCACCAAAACGCTGCTTGACGCTGTGGAGACTGCAAAGAAAGCCCCGAAGAAAAAACCTGCAAAAGCAAAACCCGCGCCAAAGACATCCACAAAGAAACCGGCGGCAGAAAAATCCGCGGAAAAACCATCCGCCGCCGCAACCAATGCCGCACCAGTTTCTGCCGCGGTCAGTCTCCGGCTTGAGCCCTACGTCTGCTGTGAGGAGTGTTCCCTTGGCAGTTACCATCAGTTCGCCTCGGTTCCTGACTCCGTTCTCGGTACGGCAATCGTGCAGATAGTCGCAGTCGAAGGTCCGGTCTCCGCCTCCGTTCTCGCGGCACGTATCAAAGAACTTGGCCGTGTGCCCCGCATGACCGCAGCCGTCCGTGACCGTATCGCCTCGGTTACCTCCGCAGAGGTTGCCGAAGGACGGCTTTCCTCTGACGAAGAGGGATTCCTGACCGTTCCCGAATGCGTCATCACTCCGCGGGAACGGCCTGCCAAATGGTCTCCCGCGGATGTATCCCTTGCCGAGATTGCCGCAGCAGCCGTTTTTGTTCTGGAAAAACAGTTCTCCACCCCAAGAGACGATCTGATCCGCCAGACAGCTCTTGTTCTCGGATTCAAGGCAACGGCGCAGGTCCGCGACCGCATCGCATCCGGCATTGATGCCGCGGTTGCCGACGGCCGGATTCTTCCGGACGGCAATCTCTGCAAAGCTGCCTGA